The following coding sequences are from one Methanococcoides orientis window:
- a CDS encoding site-2 protease family protein, which translates to MAKKDSNSGHLDDQQIEALVMNLYGDVHPFFKVYEVGYVDGDIYFYGVPTTDKQTITHSLWGKFGAKGYRFALVSELGEDVLIASPIHEVPERIWVNVVLAIATVFTTMFAGAAMFGVDIFSEPSGFIKGLPFTLAIMFVLGSHEMGHYMAAKMHGMRTSLPYFIPFPTFIGTMGAVIKHRGIIPNRRALFDVAVAGPLVGIVASVIVTFIGLSLPPVEFPSDPGMIMIDIQTPILFDAITRVMGSTSEMMHPVAFAGWVGMLVTVLNLLPSGQLDGGHIMRAMLGERARKVSLMMPMVLGALALYVIFVLEQNGGIWLFWSFFLLLFAMAGHPKPLNDEIILDNKRMALGVLTFILGILCFTLVPLTLVMN; encoded by the coding sequence ATGGCAAAGAAAGACTCTAATTCCGGACATCTGGACGATCAGCAAATAGAAGCTTTGGTCATGAACCTCTATGGTGATGTCCATCCTTTTTTTAAGGTATATGAAGTTGGATATGTTGATGGGGACATATACTTCTATGGCGTTCCAACCACGGATAAGCAAACCATTACCCATAGCTTATGGGGCAAGTTTGGAGCAAAAGGATATCGCTTTGCTCTGGTGTCCGAGCTTGGTGAGGATGTGCTGATCGCATCTCCTATTCATGAAGTTCCCGAACGTATCTGGGTCAATGTGGTGCTGGCAATAGCTACTGTATTTACAACCATGTTCGCCGGTGCAGCAATGTTCGGTGTGGATATATTCAGCGAACCTTCAGGTTTCATAAAAGGCCTGCCTTTTACCCTCGCAATAATGTTCGTGTTGGGGTCTCATGAGATGGGGCACTACATGGCTGCAAAGATGCATGGTATGCGAACCTCACTTCCGTATTTCATTCCTTTTCCCACTTTTATCGGAACCATGGGTGCCGTTATAAAGCACAGAGGTATCATCCCTAACCGCAGAGCATTGTTCGATGTAGCAGTTGCAGGTCCGCTTGTAGGTATTGTGGCATCTGTGATCGTGACCTTCATAGGTCTTTCACTGCCGCCGGTGGAGTTTCCTTCTGATCCCGGGATGATCATGATCGATATTCAGACTCCGATACTTTTTGATGCGATAACCCGGGTCATGGGCAGTACTTCAGAAATGATGCATCCGGTTGCATTTGCAGGATGGGTGGGTATGCTGGTAACTGTGCTTAACCTGTTACCATCAGGACAGCTTGATGGTGGTCATATCATGCGCGCCATGCTGGGTGAGCGTGCCAGGAAAGTATCTCTCATGATGCCGATGGTATTGGGCGCTCTTGCATTGTATGTGATCTTCGTTCTTGAGCAAAATGGAGGTATCTGGTTGTTCTGGTCATTCTTCCTTCTGCTCTTTGCAATGGCTGGTCATCCAAAACCCTTAAATGATGAAATAATACTTGACAACAAAAGGATGGCACTTGGAGTTCTCACTTTTATACTGGGGATCCTGTGTTTCACATTGGTGCCGTTAACTCTAGTTATGAATTGA
- a CDS encoding DUF126 domain-containing protein, producing MVTIKIKCRTIARGVAEGEVLLSTDALSFLGNVDPKTGVVVDPSHAIYGQCIKDKILVFPHGKGSTVGSYVIYQLKKNNVAPAGMINIDSEPIVAVGAIISDIPLVDRLEEDPYEVLSDGDHVKVDSSNGYIEIPEK from the coding sequence GTGGTGACAATTAAGATCAAATGTCGTACTATCGCAAGGGGTGTTGCAGAAGGTGAAGTCCTCCTATCGACCGATGCACTCTCATTTTTAGGCAATGTGGATCCAAAGACCGGCGTGGTTGTTGACCCTTCTCATGCCATTTACGGGCAGTGCATCAAGGATAAGATCCTGGTGTTCCCTCATGGGAAAGGCTCTACTGTTGGTTCCTATGTTATTTACCAGCTGAAAAAGAACAATGTTGCTCCGGCAGGCATGATCAACATCGATTCCGAGCCCATAGTGGCAGTTGGTGCCATTATTTCGGATATCCCTCTGGTTGACAGACTTGAAGAGGACCCTTACGAGGTTCTTTCTGATGGCGATCATGTAAAGGTCGACAGCAGCAACGGATATATCGAGATCCCTGAAAAATGA
- a CDS encoding aconitase X: MHLTKEEERTLNGEDGETLQKAMEILVALGDIYGADTLIPVKSAQIAGVSYKTIGDAGLEWISDLNGKVKVPSILNPAGMDMQRWKDMGIEPDFAEKQVEVIKAYESLGIRSMCTCTPYYLEGFSATYGDHLAWSESSAVSYANSVIGARTNREGGPSALSAALVGKTANYGYHLDENRVPTVSVTVECELSGSDYGALGYLAGKYVGNRVPIFYMASTPTSDNLKALGAAMAASGAVALYHVEDITPEAQKVSFANPEDRIIIERSQIDEVYEEVIGGTDDLECDIAAVGCPHCSADELENIARLLEGKGIDKELWVCTSREVAEKNAELVKQIEQSGAKVLCDTCMVVSPATEGHNCMMVNSGKALAYVPGMCKVAAKIGSLEECIKKVGGDN; encoded by the coding sequence ATGCATCTTACAAAAGAAGAAGAGAGGACCCTGAACGGCGAGGACGGGGAAACCCTGCAGAAAGCAATGGAGATCCTCGTCGCACTTGGTGACATCTATGGTGCGGACACTTTGATCCCTGTCAAGAGCGCACAGATAGCAGGAGTTTCCTACAAGACCATAGGGGATGCAGGACTTGAATGGATCTCTGACCTCAATGGCAAGGTGAAAGTACCTTCCATCCTGAATCCGGCGGGCATGGACATGCAGCGCTGGAAGGATATGGGCATCGAGCCGGATTTTGCCGAGAAGCAGGTAGAGGTCATCAAGGCATACGAGAGCCTTGGTATCCGTTCTATGTGCACATGCACTCCATATTATCTTGAGGGCTTTTCAGCTACTTATGGTGACCATTTGGCATGGAGTGAATCATCTGCTGTTTCCTATGCAAATTCAGTGATAGGAGCACGCACAAACCGTGAAGGCGGTCCTTCCGCACTTTCAGCGGCACTTGTGGGCAAGACTGCGAACTATGGATATCATCTTGATGAGAATCGTGTTCCTACAGTTTCCGTGACCGTGGAATGTGAACTATCAGGTTCTGATTACGGTGCACTGGGATATCTTGCAGGAAAATATGTGGGTAACAGGGTTCCTATTTTCTACATGGCCTCAACCCCTACATCTGACAACCTTAAAGCACTGGGTGCAGCAATGGCAGCATCAGGGGCAGTCGCATTGTATCACGTTGAGGACATAACTCCTGAAGCACAAAAGGTAAGTTTTGCAAACCCCGAAGATAGGATCATTATCGAACGCAGCCAGATAGATGAGGTCTACGAAGAAGTCATCGGAGGTACTGATGATCTGGAGTGCGATATTGCGGCAGTTGGCTGCCCGCATTGTTCAGCAGATGAGCTGGAGAATATTGCCCGGCTTCTGGAAGGAAAAGGAATTGACAAGGAACTGTGGGTATGTACTTCAAGGGAAGTTGCCGAGAAGAACGCTGAACTTGTTAAGCAGATCGAGCAGAGTGGGGCAAAAGTGCTCTGCGACACATGTATGGTCGTGTCTCCTGCTACGGAAGGTCATAATTGTATGATGGTGAACTCAGGAAAAGCACTTGCATATGTTCCTGGAATGTGCAAGGTTGCCGCAAAGATCGGCAGTCTTGAAGAATGTATCAAAAAGGTAGGTGGTGACAATTAA
- a CDS encoding UbiD family decarboxylase, with translation MSFRDFIDHLRASDRLVEVTDPVSKVFEAPRLAKKSNGPILFHDIDGQKSIMNLLGSRDELADMFGVPKDGIIQRLSEVRPDGEVKIVDSSPTQEVITDEVDLTKLPLMTHFEKDGGPYITAGVVVSEYDGMMNASIHRLMVVGKDKLAARLVPPRHSFVLHKKACENNEPLPVAIVLGADPVITFASTTRVPAGKEFEYAAALRGAPVELFECENGVKVPHAEIILEGYVDPVERVDEGPFVDITGTYDLVRKEPVIHITKIMHRRDPIYHGILPAGPEHLLMMGVPYEPKIYNAVSEVTTVKNVVLTEGGCCYLHAVVQIEKQTEGDAKNAIMAAFAAHTSLKHVVIVDEDIDIFDMQDVEFAIATRVKGDSDMMIIPNVRGSSLDPRGAPDGTTTKVGIDATKVLAEKENFERAKMPE, from the coding sequence ATGAGTTTCAGAGATTTTATCGATCATCTAAGGGCAAGCGACAGGCTTGTTGAGGTCACAGATCCTGTTTCGAAGGTCTTCGAAGCACCAAGACTTGCAAAGAAGAGCAATGGGCCGATACTTTTTCATGACATTGACGGGCAGAAATCGATCATGAACCTTCTTGGTTCAAGGGACGAGCTTGCTGACATGTTCGGTGTGCCAAAGGATGGTATCATCCAGAGGCTTTCTGAAGTTCGTCCGGATGGGGAAGTTAAGATCGTCGACTCATCCCCGACACAGGAGGTCATAACTGATGAGGTTGACCTTACAAAACTGCCTCTTATGACACATTTTGAAAAGGACGGCGGACCTTACATCACTGCAGGTGTTGTTGTTTCTGAGTACGACGGGATGATGAATGCATCTATCCACAGGCTCATGGTCGTTGGAAAGGACAAACTGGCTGCACGCCTTGTTCCTCCGCGTCATAGCTTTGTCCTGCACAAGAAGGCATGCGAGAACAACGAACCGCTGCCAGTGGCAATAGTACTTGGTGCAGATCCTGTCATTACTTTTGCGTCCACCACCCGTGTGCCTGCCGGAAAGGAATTCGAATATGCAGCAGCTCTTCGCGGTGCTCCTGTGGAACTGTTCGAATGTGAGAACGGCGTCAAAGTGCCACATGCAGAGATAATACTCGAAGGCTACGTCGATCCTGTGGAAAGAGTGGATGAAGGTCCTTTCGTGGACATTACAGGAACATACGACCTTGTGCGCAAGGAGCCGGTGATCCACATCACAAAGATCATGCACAGGCGTGACCCTATCTATCACGGCATCCTGCCTGCAGGGCCGGAACACCTTCTCATGATGGGCGTGCCTTACGAGCCAAAGATCTACAATGCTGTTTCAGAAGTAACTACTGTAAAGAACGTCGTGCTCACCGAAGGTGGCTGCTGCTACCTGCATGCTGTTGTGCAGATCGAGAAGCAGACCGAAGGTGATGCCAAAAATGCTATTATGGCGGCATTTGCAGCGCACACAAGTCTCAAGCATGTTGTAATTGTGGACGAGGATATTGACATCTTCGATATGCAGGATGTGGAATTTGCCATTGCGACACGCGTGAAAGGGGATTCTGATATGATGATCATCCCGAACGTTCGCGGCAGTTCACTTGACCCGAGAGGTGCACCTGACGGTACGACCACCAAGGTCGGTATCGATGCCACTAAAGTGCTTGCAGAAAAAGAGAACTTTGAACGTGCCAAGATGCCTGAATAA
- a CDS encoding DUF5806 family protein, protein MNKYEKFTKLENKSYSDVTRFLKQTTHLTAREWIIARLCADFKNLSNRSEMTWIGQNLPDLVPFVDEPYTRQEVSNAHAAFKHKVQRSGTTFFYAYYAGLISKEEMILIIHKIVADLQKLIETENGEVSDEHMTDVQMLVAEALHRINESLDLD, encoded by the coding sequence ATGAACAAATATGAGAAATTCACAAAACTGGAAAACAAGAGTTACTCGGATGTGACACGCTTCCTGAAACAGACAACTCATCTTACTGCACGTGAATGGATCATTGCCCGTTTATGCGCAGACTTCAAGAATCTCTCAAACCGTTCCGAAATGACCTGGATCGGTCAGAACCTGCCGGATCTGGTCCCATTCGTAGATGAACCGTACACTAGACAGGAAGTCTCTAATGCCCATGCTGCTTTCAAGCATAAGGTCCAGCGCAGTGGAACAACTTTCTTCTATGCCTATTATGCCGGACTTATCAGCAAAGAGGAAATGATCCTGATCATCCATAAGATCGTGGCAGATCTCCAAAAACTGATCGAGACCGAGAATGGGGAAGTGTCCGATGAGCATATGACCGATGTGCAAATGCTGGTGGCAGAAGCGTTACATAGGATCAATGAATCTCTTGACCTGGATTGA
- a CDS encoding ABC transporter permease, with amino-acid sequence MRLYSVVLKDIFRRKNKLAIAILGVIVATSAIVAVVTTFSAATDSLYEESANFGANIIVRPQTESIPLIAGSTSMGSISTGENYIEQSEITRIYDIENNANLAVVAPRLYGVAESGEGNIIVMGVDLEQEKILKSWWNINGEWLSDPEGMQVLLGKDIATPLGLTTGSTLVLEKNGIIMDLEVKGIIESTGGEEDGYIVMPLLLSQKLFDKEGKVSSIEIRALCNDCPVSEMSRQIEEILPGVEARAMSQIVQSEMAMIEHTRTSAMAVSFITLLVSTLTVASTMLASVNEKIREIGIMRAIGANDRQVITMLFIEGAVIGMIGGGIGFSSGTLLSYSIAPLLNFAEPSPMWVLLPLVTGISVAVGLVASILPAKRALKIDPAEVLRSV; translated from the coding sequence ATGCGTTTATATTCTGTAGTCCTGAAAGATATTTTCAGACGGAAGAACAAACTTGCAATAGCCATACTGGGTGTGATCGTTGCCACATCTGCTATTGTAGCTGTTGTTACGACATTTTCCGCTGCAACTGACAGTCTTTATGAGGAATCAGCCAACTTTGGTGCAAATATTATAGTAAGACCTCAAACCGAATCAATTCCCCTGATAGCCGGATCAACATCCATGGGATCGATATCAACTGGTGAAAATTATATTGAACAATCCGAGATTACCAGAATATACGATATTGAGAACAATGCCAATCTTGCCGTAGTGGCACCGCGACTTTATGGTGTTGCAGAATCAGGAGAGGGAAATATCATTGTGATGGGAGTGGATCTGGAGCAAGAGAAGATACTCAAATCATGGTGGAACATAAACGGGGAATGGCTTTCTGACCCCGAAGGTATGCAAGTTCTACTGGGAAAGGATATCGCAACTCCGCTTGGACTTACTACCGGATCGACACTCGTACTTGAAAAAAATGGCATCATTATGGACCTTGAAGTAAAAGGCATTATTGAGAGTACAGGCGGGGAAGAAGATGGCTACATTGTAATGCCACTTTTGCTTTCGCAAAAACTTTTTGACAAGGAAGGCAAAGTCAGCAGTATCGAGATCCGTGCCCTATGTAATGACTGCCCTGTTTCAGAAATGAGCCGTCAGATAGAAGAAATACTGCCGGGCGTGGAGGCAAGGGCGATGAGCCAGATCGTGCAAAGCGAGATGGCTATGATCGAACATACCCGGACTTCCGCAATGGCTGTTTCATTTATAACACTGCTTGTAAGCACACTTACTGTCGCTTCGACCATGCTTGCATCCGTAAACGAGAAGATCAGGGAGATAGGGATCATGCGTGCCATTGGGGCAAATGACCGCCAGGTCATAACAATGCTTTTCATTGAAGGAGCAGTGATCGGGATGATCGGGGGCGGTATTGGTTTTAGTTCCGGAACTCTGCTATCCTACTCAATTGCTCCGTTATTGAATTTTGCGGAACCATCCCCTATGTGGGTGCTGCTTCCCCTGGTTACAGGAATATCTGTAGCGGTAGGACTTGTTGCATCCATCCTACCTGCAAAACGTGCACTGAAAATAGATCCTGCAGAGGTGTTGAGAAGTGTCTGA
- a CDS encoding ABC transporter ATP-binding protein, translated as MSDGSIQVKGLKKSYRIGSSDVEVLHNIDMDIKSGEFVSVMGQSGSGKTTLMNLIGMLDRPTGGSILIDGVDVTRKSQKELVDHRRKTVGFVFQQFHLIQSLTAYENVALPLVFAGEKEQNRIKEALERVNLSHRHDHKPSELSGGEQQRVAIARALVMGPKILLADEPTGALDKETGEMIISLLRSLRSEMTVVMITHNHDLAAMSDRIINLQDGKIKE; from the coding sequence GTGTCTGACGGAAGTATTCAGGTAAAGGGGCTCAAAAAGAGCTATAGGATCGGTTCCAGTGATGTCGAAGTATTGCACAATATTGACATGGACATCAAGAGTGGAGAATTTGTGTCTGTAATGGGACAGTCCGGATCAGGAAAAACCACACTTATGAACCTGATAGGCATGCTTGACAGGCCTACCGGTGGCAGCATACTGATCGATGGAGTGGATGTTACCCGCAAATCTCAGAAAGAACTGGTAGATCACAGGCGAAAGACGGTTGGTTTTGTTTTTCAGCAATTCCACCTGATCCAGTCCCTCACAGCATACGAGAACGTTGCATTGCCTCTTGTTTTTGCAGGAGAGAAGGAACAAAACAGGATCAAAGAGGCTCTTGAGAGAGTGAACCTTTCTCACAGGCATGACCATAAGCCATCCGAGCTTAGCGGCGGAGAACAACAAAGAGTTGCAATCGCCAGGGCACTGGTAATGGGACCCAAGATACTCCTTGCGGATGAACCTACGGGGGCACTGGATAAAGAAACAGGAGAGATGATCATTTCGCTTCTAAGGTCCCTGAGAAGTGAAATGACAGTTGTTATGATAACACATAATCACGATCTTGCTGCAATGTCAGACAGGATCATCAACTTACAGGACGGAAAAATAAAGGAGTGA
- a CDS encoding Fe-S-containing protein, which produces MNSKLAGFIILVTVAVVFGAGCLDNDAQTTASAIPVTATWIEPQVIDNTVTIPVQTINKSINTHFKVTTPAGEIAVMAYMLGDDIIVRSNVCPPCGSIGFSLDRDILVCDACRTTFDAETGQGIQGACVDYPKESIPYTVSGGNVVMEMDDIVIAHTNTVQRG; this is translated from the coding sequence ATGAATTCTAAATTAGCAGGATTTATAATATTAGTTACAGTTGCAGTTGTATTTGGCGCCGGGTGTCTTGATAATGATGCACAGACAACAGCATCGGCCATTCCCGTTACTGCGACATGGATAGAACCACAGGTGATCGACAATACGGTTACGATCCCTGTTCAGACCATCAACAAGAGCATAAATACGCATTTCAAAGTGACAACACCAGCCGGAGAGATAGCAGTAATGGCATACATGCTTGGAGACGATATCATTGTCCGATCTAATGTTTGCCCTCCCTGCGGATCAATTGGTTTTAGCCTTGACAGGGACATTCTTGTTTGTGATGCCTGCCGGACGACCTTTGATGCGGAAACAGGGCAAGGGATACAGGGAGCTTGTGTCGATTATCCAAAAGAGAGCATACCTTACACAGTTTCAGGTGGAAATGTCGTTATGGAAATGGATGATATTGTAATCGCTCACACAAATACGGTACAGAGAGGATGA
- a CDS encoding universal stress protein — protein sequence MKLLLPTDGSTYSRNAAKVAGRIATKHNAEIVIVHVVEDKGLGRKTWRETGAEQVISSIKEELVSMGCEASKLHAEIVDGNAPEKIVKTARLHSVDRIIIGTRGQTGIKKIMGSVTQKVLQMSDILVLVVPPDYKM from the coding sequence ATGAAACTATTACTACCCACGGACGGTTCCACATACTCAAGGAACGCAGCAAAAGTTGCGGGCAGGATCGCAACGAAACATAATGCAGAGATAGTAATAGTCCATGTGGTAGAAGATAAAGGGCTTGGAAGGAAGACCTGGCGTGAAACCGGTGCAGAACAGGTGATCAGTTCCATAAAAGAGGAGCTGGTCTCGATGGGATGTGAAGCATCAAAGCTCCATGCAGAGATCGTGGATGGGAATGCACCGGAAAAGATCGTGAAAACTGCCCGTCTGCATAGCGTTGACAGGATAATCATCGGGACACGGGGGCAGACCGGCATCAAGAAGATAATGGGATCTGTCACACAGAAAGTTCTTCAGATGTCCGATATCCTTGTTCTTGTAGTACCACCTGATTACAAGATGTAA
- a CDS encoding sugar phosphate isomerase/epimerase family protein, whose translation MMIGASSFAGELRELDDHVQSVELYMPKLGVYEGSALQKDRLDKVLDELSTCDLQTSMHAHYFADVPTYPKELVVDTASMEKAHFSLMEECIGIAGMLGTKAVVLHPGRVGDDRGISLGRMISNLRQLSAFASENNVMLGLENKEATDPGNLCCEAEELLKVVDAVDSPNLGVTFDVGHANLTCGGDPEKLADFVKTISEHVVHVHLHDNYGFWTSNYDGDEHMAPGSGNIDYSVLEGLKNYNGIFNLEVFSLDDVLAGKKVIGKYVMP comes from the coding sequence ATGATGATAGGTGCATCTTCTTTTGCAGGTGAGCTAAGGGAACTGGATGATCATGTACAGTCAGTTGAGCTTTATATGCCAAAACTTGGTGTCTATGAAGGCTCTGCACTCCAAAAGGACAGACTGGACAAGGTTCTGGATGAGCTTTCAACATGTGACCTGCAGACCTCCATGCATGCGCACTACTTTGCGGATGTCCCCACTTATCCTAAGGAACTTGTTGTGGATACTGCTTCAATGGAAAAAGCACACTTCTCTTTGATGGAGGAATGTATAGGAATTGCAGGAATGCTTGGCACAAAAGCTGTGGTACTTCATCCCGGAAGGGTCGGTGATGACAGGGGAATATCACTGGGCAGGATGATCTCCAATCTCAGGCAGCTTTCCGCATTTGCATCAGAGAACAACGTAATGCTCGGACTTGAGAACAAGGAAGCGACCGATCCCGGGAACCTTTGTTGTGAGGCAGAAGAACTGTTAAAGGTGGTAGATGCGGTGGATTCTCCAAACCTCGGTGTGACATTTGACGTAGGGCACGCAAATCTGACCTGCGGCGGTGATCCTGAAAAACTGGCTGATTTTGTGAAGACCATCTCGGAACACGTGGTACATGTACACTTACACGATAACTACGGTTTCTGGACCTCCAATTATGATGGCGATGAACATATGGCACCTGGAAGTGGCAATATTGATTATTCTGTCCTCGAAGGTCTCAAAAATTATAATGGAATATTCAATCTGGAAGTATTTTCTCTGGATGATGTTCTTGCCGGTAAAAAAGTGATAGGTAAGTACGTGATGCCATAA
- a CDS encoding peptidase U32 family protein, producing MKLYVPHIGHFEGLEELLAGSDNIYAVYMAGSPEYVGTGRTNLSAPKLDEIAQQTEYAHSKGVKMEIVLNSSCMGGQHLTPEGYRAIDWYFDKLNSIGIDSITVADPYLVEMLAKDYDMDVVVSVLSFVDTPQKAEFYEQLGATTIVVDPAVNRHFDKLEAIKDTVSCKLKLLVNEACLYQCPFRYAHFNFFSHANGPGPKPNVLDDYYYYKCLSLRIKDPQQIIKSPWIRPEDLKEYKHITDTFKIGGRTHFVNWILNDVEAYANERYEGNLMDLLDSIKDLKDTFYIPNRELDGAIEQWKKCDKVCHKCGYCKRLAEKVIHTYSGSGEDIRKIPLGSIGDRI from the coding sequence ATGAAGCTGTATGTACCACACATCGGTCATTTTGAAGGACTTGAGGAGCTTTTAGCGGGTTCTGATAACATATACGCAGTATACATGGCTGGATCCCCCGAATATGTCGGGACCGGCAGGACGAACCTTAGTGCCCCGAAACTCGACGAGATAGCGCAGCAGACCGAGTACGCACATTCAAAAGGCGTCAAAATGGAGATCGTGCTGAACAGTTCCTGTATGGGCGGACAGCACCTTACCCCTGAAGGTTACCGCGCCATAGACTGGTATTTTGATAAGTTGAACAGCATCGGGATCGACTCCATAACCGTTGCCGACCCATACCTTGTGGAAATGCTGGCAAAGGATTATGACATGGATGTAGTGGTCTCAGTACTTTCATTCGTGGACACGCCGCAAAAGGCAGAGTTCTATGAGCAGTTGGGAGCCACGACCATTGTAGTGGACCCTGCGGTGAACAGGCATTTCGACAAGCTGGAAGCTATAAAGGATACAGTCTCGTGCAAGCTTAAGCTGCTCGTCAACGAAGCATGCCTTTACCAGTGCCCTTTCAGGTACGCTCACTTCAATTTCTTTTCACATGCCAACGGACCCGGACCTAAGCCGAACGTCCTTGACGATTATTATTACTACAAGTGCCTTTCCCTGAGAATAAAGGACCCACAGCAGATCATTAAATCACCATGGATCAGGCCTGAGGACCTCAAAGAATACAAACATATCACTGACACCTTCAAGATCGGAGGGCGCACTCATTTCGTTAACTGGATCCTCAATGATGTGGAAGCCTACGCAAATGAAAGATATGAGGGTAACCTAATGGACCTGCTGGACAGCATAAAGGATCTCAAAGACACATTTTATATACCAAACAGGGAACTGGATGGTGCCATCGAGCAATGGAAAAAATGTGATAAGGTATGCCACAAATGCGGCTATTGCAAGCGACTTGCTGAAAAGGTCATACACACATATTCCGGAAGTGGAGAAGATATCCGGAAAATTCCACTGGGATCAATAGGAGATAGAATATGA